A region of Plantactinospora sp. BC1 DNA encodes the following proteins:
- a CDS encoding GNAT family N-acetyltransferase: MPLPSEGSCGEHNPGHHPGRRRSAHLDAAWGQWEISYQLRPSFWGGGLASAMINALVEWFFSHMEEEILIAVTQDANERSTRLLERTGATFQHRFVQYGALQRQYEFRRTSRPQG, encoded by the coding sequence GTGCCCCTGCCCTCCGAAGGATCTTGCGGCGAGCATAACCCCGGTCACCATCCCGGACGCCGCAGATCGGCGCATCTCGATGCGGCCTGGGGACAGTGGGAGATCTCCTATCAATTGCGGCCGTCGTTCTGGGGTGGCGGCCTGGCATCGGCGATGATCAACGCCCTGGTCGAATGGTTCTTTTCGCACATGGAAGAGGAGATCCTCATTGCGGTGACACAGGACGCCAACGAGCGATCGACGAGGCTCCTGGAGCGCACCGGCGCGACGTTCCAGCACCGGTTCGTGCAGTACGGTGCACTCCAGCGGCAGTACGAGTTCCGGCGCACGTCCCGCCCCCAGGGGTGA
- a CDS encoding AAA family ATPase codes for MRVGISGTHGTGKTTLVEALCAHLPGHVAADEPYYLLEEEGYEFQFPPSLEDYRALLIRSVRSLRSSPSSPPPPPSGMIFDRTPLDYLAYLAATGADPSEEADVSTLRPAFASLDLLVVTVITPETEEVLPAAELPGLRSRMNDALLELAYDDPLDAWAETPILELTGPLDGRLDVVLAALGQARRPSPDRV; via the coding sequence ATGCGGGTGGGGATCTCCGGGACGCACGGGACCGGGAAGACGACGCTGGTCGAGGCGCTGTGCGCGCACCTACCGGGGCATGTCGCGGCGGACGAGCCGTACTACCTGCTGGAGGAGGAAGGATACGAGTTCCAGTTTCCACCGTCGCTGGAGGACTATCGGGCGCTGCTGATCCGCTCGGTGCGGAGCCTGCGCTCGTCGCCGTCGTCGCCGCCACCGCCGCCGTCGGGGATGATCTTCGATCGGACGCCGTTGGACTACCTCGCATACCTGGCCGCGACCGGCGCCGACCCCTCGGAGGAGGCCGACGTCAGCACGCTCCGGCCGGCCTTCGCGAGCCTCGACCTGCTGGTCGTCACGGTCATCACGCCCGAGACGGAAGAGGTTCTGCCGGCGGCGGAGTTGCCCGGCCTGCGTTCTCGGATGAACGACGCGCTGCTGGAACTGGCCTACGACGATCCGCTGGATGCCTGGGCGGAGACACCGATCCTGGAGCTGACCGGACCGCTCGACGGTCGACTGGACGTGGTCCTCGCCGCCCTCGGCCAGGCCCGGCGACCGAGCCCGGACCGGGTGTAG
- a CDS encoding AfsR/SARP family transcriptional regulator produces the protein MELAVGLLGPLDIRQDGEPVTAPVGNRRRILALMLLDGGAVSRTRLAAELWGRAAPRSAPANLRTYLSGLRAWLADRADLVRDDSGWRIVPPARVRFTLDVTSFQAALAQGRRAAQAGDLAGAGGHLRRAVGYWRGAPLQDVPQGGPLAARAAVLEAERFAATEEYADLLVRTGEYEAARAMLHEFLGDHPHRERAWGQLMVACYRGGDLAGALAAYRSARVALITGYGMEPGDELTALHRAILHRRLPSELGQLPRYRPEHPPHRHLPRPPTRTVRRREAAGFAEPA, from the coding sequence GTGGAACTCGCGGTCGGACTGTTGGGGCCGTTGGACATCCGTCAGGACGGGGAGCCGGTTACGGCGCCGGTCGGCAACCGGCGCCGCATCCTCGCCCTGATGCTGCTCGACGGCGGCGCCGTGTCGCGTACCAGGTTGGCGGCCGAACTGTGGGGCCGGGCGGCACCACGATCGGCACCGGCCAACCTGCGCACCTACCTGTCCGGGCTGCGGGCGTGGCTGGCCGACCGCGCCGACCTGGTACGTGACGATTCTGGTTGGCGGATCGTCCCGCCGGCCCGGGTCCGGTTCACCCTCGACGTGACCAGCTTCCAGGCCGCGCTGGCGCAGGGGCGGCGCGCGGCCCAGGCCGGTGATCTGGCGGGGGCGGGCGGACACCTGCGCCGCGCCGTCGGGTACTGGCGGGGAGCGCCGTTGCAGGACGTGCCGCAGGGTGGCCCGCTGGCCGCCCGCGCCGCCGTACTGGAGGCGGAGCGGTTCGCCGCCACCGAGGAGTACGCGGACCTGCTGGTCCGGACGGGAGAGTACGAGGCGGCTCGGGCGATGCTGCACGAGTTTCTCGGCGACCATCCGCACCGGGAGCGCGCCTGGGGGCAGCTCATGGTCGCCTGCTATCGCGGTGGCGACCTGGCGGGGGCGCTGGCCGCCTACCGGAGCGCGCGGGTCGCACTGATCACCGGGTACGGGATGGAGCCGGGCGACGAGCTGACCGCCCTGCACCGGGCGATCCTGCACCGCAGGCTTCCGAGCGAGCTGGGCCAGCTGCCCCGGTACCGGCCGGAGCATCCACCGCACCGGCACCTGCCGCGCCCGCCGACCCGGACCGTACGCCGACGGGAGGCCGCTGGATTCGCCGAGCCGGCGTGA
- a CDS encoding tetratricopeptide repeat protein — MEGTWSRPDNINKFHCRAEKPSKCEVAMLLVSVLGPLRVLRDGVPVRLGPRQVEVLSILLLNRGTSVPANRMVNLLWGDAVPPGAPATLRSHVSHVRRALRADSPGAAGIIGGAGNASGRGYRLDLAPERIDAHRFEQEYARARQLLRANDTEATTRAVAVLHDALGLWRGPAFADVADRPFALNEVARLDALHRSARLAHAEALASLGRYGEVVIELSGVVAEEPYDEGLRRLLAVALYAEQRVDEAAQLCRAGLLLLRQRGIDAPGLQELQRQILRRDVPLHRPPHRRPGSAAGTAPAVRDPAASGPSPTSATEPAPAAGPAPATGSVSPNRPDRRGAAGAAETDGRGPAGSVAPHLLPPDPARFVGREAELDDIRRRLDDLTDRAETIVITGPPGVGKSSLAIRAGHAVTERFPDGQLYVNLRGFDQTGSALGPGEAIRGFLDALGVPQQQFPVTEAAQAGLYRARLAGRRMLVVLDNARDADQVRPLLVGSPGCAVLVTSRNQLADLVAAEGAHPLGLDLLSEPEARRLLARRLGDRRVADEPVAVAEIVSRCSRLPLALAIVAARAAGNPRFPLESFADELRHADQGLDGFRAASPATNIRTVFSWSYHTLSPAAARLFRLLALTPGPSITAPAAASLAAEPVDRLRPVLAELAAAHLVAEVAPGRYAWHDLLRAYAVELAGGDPAEERRAAERRLLDHYLHTARAADRLIWPQRDPIAIAPPGDGVTPERLADQQSALAWFAAEHAVLLDVVARAVDTGSDAPAWQLAWTLVNFFDHRGHWDDWLATVGRVMPALDRLGDRSAQAHAHRLLGAAYVRLQRHDDARAAYRRALDLFGELGHTVGEAFTHRSLGWLAERQGDPAGALRSDLRALRLFQQVGHLDGQASALNSVGWCQALLGRHREAIEHCEQALLLHRKNGNRGGEASALDSLGYAHHLLGDHGAAIGYLRQAVALCRELGQWTQEAESLHRLGDAQYAAGAVPEARVAWRAALAVLDRLGRPEAETVRHKLDREPFRREP; from the coding sequence GTGGAAGGGACGTGGAGCCGCCCCGATAACATCAACAAGTTCCACTGCCGGGCCGAGAAGCCGTCGAAGTGCGAGGTCGCGATGCTGTTGGTTTCGGTGCTGGGACCGCTGCGGGTGCTGCGCGACGGCGTCCCGGTCCGGCTCGGGCCGCGACAGGTCGAGGTGCTGTCGATCCTGCTGCTCAACCGGGGTACGTCGGTGCCGGCCAACCGGATGGTGAACCTGCTCTGGGGCGACGCGGTTCCGCCCGGTGCGCCGGCCACGCTGCGCAGCCACGTGTCGCACGTACGCCGGGCGCTCCGGGCGGACTCCCCCGGCGCCGCCGGCATCATCGGTGGCGCCGGCAACGCCTCCGGCCGGGGGTACCGGCTGGACCTGGCTCCGGAGCGGATCGACGCACACCGGTTCGAGCAGGAATACGCCCGGGCCCGGCAGCTCCTGCGGGCGAACGACACCGAGGCGACGACCCGGGCGGTGGCCGTACTGCACGACGCCCTGGGACTCTGGCGTGGCCCGGCCTTCGCCGACGTGGCCGACCGGCCGTTCGCGCTGAACGAGGTCGCCCGACTCGACGCACTGCACCGCTCGGCCCGGCTCGCCCACGCCGAGGCGCTCGCCTCGCTCGGCCGGTACGGCGAGGTGGTCATCGAGCTCTCCGGTGTGGTGGCCGAGGAGCCGTACGACGAGGGGTTGCGCCGGCTGCTCGCCGTCGCCCTCTATGCCGAGCAGCGGGTCGACGAGGCCGCCCAGCTCTGCCGGGCCGGTCTGCTCCTGCTGCGCCAGCGCGGCATCGACGCTCCGGGCCTCCAGGAGTTGCAGCGCCAGATCCTGCGGCGTGACGTGCCGCTGCACCGACCGCCGCACCGACGGCCGGGCAGCGCCGCCGGCACCGCTCCGGCGGTCCGGGACCCCGCCGCGAGCGGACCGTCGCCGACCTCCGCCACCGAGCCGGCTCCGGCCGCCGGGCCAGCTCCGGCCACCGGGTCCGTTTCGCCGAATCGACCGGATCGCCGGGGCGCAGCCGGCGCAGCCGAGACCGACGGACGGGGGCCGGCCGGGTCGGTCGCGCCGCATCTGCTGCCGCCGGACCCGGCCCGCTTCGTCGGCCGCGAGGCGGAACTCGACGACATCCGGCGCCGGCTCGACGACCTGACCGACCGGGCCGAGACCATCGTCATCACCGGGCCGCCGGGGGTGGGCAAGTCCAGCCTGGCGATCCGGGCCGGGCACGCGGTGACGGAGCGGTTTCCCGACGGCCAGTTGTACGTCAACCTGCGCGGCTTCGACCAGACCGGCTCGGCGCTCGGCCCCGGTGAGGCGATCCGGGGTTTCCTCGACGCGCTCGGCGTACCGCAGCAGCAGTTTCCGGTCACCGAGGCGGCCCAGGCCGGCCTCTACCGGGCGAGGCTGGCCGGCCGGCGGATGCTGGTGGTGCTGGACAACGCCCGCGACGCCGACCAGGTACGCCCGCTGCTCGTCGGGTCGCCGGGCTGCGCCGTACTCGTCACCAGCCGCAACCAGCTCGCCGACCTGGTCGCCGCCGAGGGAGCGCATCCGCTCGGCCTGGATCTGCTCTCCGAACCGGAGGCCCGGCGGTTGCTGGCCCGTCGCCTCGGCGACCGGCGGGTGGCCGACGAACCGGTGGCGGTGGCGGAGATCGTCAGCCGGTGCAGCCGGCTCCCGCTGGCGCTGGCGATCGTGGCCGCCCGGGCGGCCGGCAACCCGCGCTTCCCGCTCGAATCCTTCGCCGACGAGCTGCGCCACGCCGACCAGGGTCTGGACGGGTTCCGGGCGGCCAGTCCGGCCACCAACATCCGTACCGTCTTCTCCTGGTCCTACCACACCCTCAGCCCGGCGGCGGCCCGGCTGTTCCGGCTGCTCGCCCTGACGCCCGGCCCCAGCATCACCGCGCCGGCCGCGGCGAGTCTCGCCGCCGAGCCAGTCGACCGGCTCCGACCGGTCCTCGCCGAGCTGGCCGCCGCGCACCTGGTCGCCGAGGTGGCCCCCGGCCGGTACGCCTGGCACGACCTGCTGCGGGCGTACGCCGTCGAGCTGGCCGGCGGCGACCCGGCGGAGGAACGACGGGCCGCCGAACGCCGGCTGCTCGACCACTACCTGCACACGGCCCGCGCCGCCGACCGGCTGATCTGGCCGCAGCGGGACCCGATCGCCATCGCGCCACCCGGCGACGGGGTTACCCCCGAGCGGCTCGCCGACCAGCAGTCGGCGCTGGCCTGGTTCGCCGCCGAGCACGCCGTACTGCTGGACGTGGTGGCCCGGGCGGTCGACACCGGATCCGACGCCCCCGCCTGGCAACTCGCCTGGACGCTGGTGAACTTCTTCGACCATCGTGGACACTGGGACGACTGGTTGGCCACCGTCGGCCGGGTGATGCCGGCGCTCGACCGCCTCGGTGACCGGTCCGCCCAGGCGCACGCGCACCGGCTCCTCGGTGCCGCGTACGTGCGGTTGCAGCGCCACGACGACGCGCGGGCGGCGTACCGGCGGGCCCTGGACCTCTTCGGCGAACTCGGTCACACCGTCGGCGAAGCCTTTACCCACCGCAGCCTGGGCTGGCTGGCCGAACGGCAGGGCGATCCGGCGGGCGCGCTCCGCAGCGACCTGCGGGCGCTGCGGTTGTTCCAGCAGGTGGGTCACCTGGACGGGCAGGCCAGCGCGCTCAACTCGGTCGGCTGGTGTCAGGCGTTGCTGGGCCGGCACCGCGAGGCGATCGAGCACTGCGAGCAGGCGCTGCTGCTGCACCGCAAGAACGGCAACCGGGGCGGCGAGGCCAGTGCGCTGGACAGCCTCGGCTACGCCCACCACCTCCTCGGCGACCACGGCGCGGCGATCGGCTATCTGCGGCAGGCGGTCGCGCTGTGCCGGGAACTCGGCCAGTGGACACAGGAGGCGGAATCCCTGCACCGCCTCGGTGACGCCCAGTACGCCGCCGGAGCCGTACCCGAAGCCAGGGTGGCCTGGCGGGCGGCGCTGGCCGTTCTCGACCGCCTCGGCCGTCCGGAGGCCGAGACGGTCCGGCACAAGCTCGACCGCGAACCTTTTCGGCGGGAGCCGTAG
- a CDS encoding flavoprotein, with product MAGDDGQACVTLLEAQNLAPQEFRHNPDAGKLINELLRRGRTGAEQRLRDLATRTAVAEWGDSVVDVAGKRVLYVIACGGRPAGDLAPFIARCQESGWDVCMIATPSALKFMNTSALAAQTGHPVRSDYKQPDEPDVLPAADAMVIAPATFNTINKLAYGSSDTLALGLLNEAIGLGLPIIAVPTANTALARHPAFLEAVIRLRSWGVTILLDPDLYPLPAPNQGPTAADLFPWEALHSAVADLAGQHG from the coding sequence GTGGCGGGCGATGACGGCCAAGCCTGCGTAACGCTGCTGGAAGCCCAGAATCTCGCGCCGCAGGAGTTCCGTCACAACCCGGACGCCGGCAAACTGATCAACGAACTGCTCCGGCGCGGACGTACCGGCGCAGAGCAGCGCCTACGGGACCTGGCTACCCGGACAGCCGTTGCAGAGTGGGGAGATTCAGTGGTGGATGTGGCGGGCAAGCGCGTGCTCTACGTCATCGCCTGCGGTGGCCGGCCTGCCGGTGACCTCGCCCCTTTCATCGCACGTTGTCAAGAGTCGGGGTGGGACGTCTGCATGATCGCCACCCCATCGGCACTGAAGTTCATGAACACCAGCGCGCTGGCCGCACAGACCGGCCACCCCGTTCGTTCCGACTACAAGCAGCCGGACGAACCCGATGTCCTGCCGGCTGCCGACGCCATGGTCATCGCTCCAGCCACCTTCAACACCATAAACAAGCTGGCGTACGGCAGCAGCGACACGCTGGCTCTTGGGCTCCTCAACGAGGCGATCGGCCTCGGCCTCCCGATCATCGCCGTTCCCACGGCAAACACCGCTCTTGCGCGGCACCCCGCCTTCCTCGAAGCGGTGATCCGCCTGCGCTCGTGGGGCGTGACGATTCTTCTGGACCCCGACCTGTATCCCCTGCCCGCCCCCAACCAGGGACCGACAGCCGCCGACCTCTTCCCCTGGGAGGCCCTGCACTCGGCGGTCGCAGACCTGGCGGGTCAGCATGGCTGA
- a CDS encoding NACHT domain-containing NTPase translates to MADTYSYTDAVRLLGGGRSRVVTALDNLAGGLLLGGSLLVPGLLALFDAKAEFARLSRELVGKASEQWHGLGRYDRTERLAAAHSVLVVTAYFEALAELDLPISFAELELTRDEQLLLTGHKIESTVRSPLRALFSSPVPRPAPHEPYGEFRGALRLMYEVVTVRLEGFLPGLAAWERLPPSDRTAFLTSVEPLPEQAIRRYDELFGRLAADFPEVAFWAQLREHEGTRAEVRGVLAVLRDARADVRELGISLAGLERTLARIAAGRTAADLPEALRRAYADTLDDSVVESGEVPDWLSVPTLGQAYVPPLCRVAELVGDDARPSDEWWWTQQPVRDDLPEFLLGYLTSPRATRTPLLVLGQPGSGKSVLTRTLAARLPAADFLVVRVELRNVSALTDLQDQIERAVRDVTGERMDWPALAGAAGGALPVVLLDGFDELLQATGISQTDYLDRVARFQRREAVQGRPVVVVVTSRTSVADRAVPPDGTVAVRLEPFDAERVSAWLEVWNAVNAENFARRDVAPLAPDTVLAHGRLAEQPLLLLMLALYDADGNALRAAGQLRRDELYERLLDRFARREVTKHRAGLDRSELDAAVAAELYRLSVVAFALFNRGAQWVTKKELDDDLGALLGPTPSSPPAEHRRTPLRPAEIVLGRFFFVHRSRVADNAAAGDDELETYEFLHATFGEYLVARLVWHVLAGMVAARQAAAVAPFGMPFGDPQPVDDGRLHALTSWAALCGRAPVVEFLTGMMSTLDQERRDCLVELLIGLFRAANWARAEHRYDRYQPRPVPVPARHAAYSVNLLLLAVCAAGTLPGSTLYGAGTNVVPSWHRHVLLWRSQLLSADWTSFVRTVALDRVGMGEHRDVQLRLAGPEDETPPPIDLGWTMGQVWPDQQPEHVPRVVTFRWGAREVNLLCGVGEDMTQHALDPLIARQPDAVKVARVGPAAQLRSEAHELVALLLTPLSETTPTERLSVYRRWLRLCEFRPFETLPLTLLLERLAADTDLPAPVAAGILSSATGQARQGYFQARPLPPEPYLRCVRVWLGRDEDADRELARLLRHLLPDLLVASDRPGPGTTTAKHLIAVLDELERLDLLDEAGVDPTLPPILRATATMAGDPAEPAPPG, encoded by the coding sequence GTGGCTGACACGTACTCGTATACCGACGCCGTACGTCTGCTCGGCGGCGGGCGCAGCCGGGTTGTCACCGCCCTGGACAACCTGGCCGGGGGGCTGCTGCTCGGCGGGTCGCTGCTGGTGCCCGGACTACTCGCGCTCTTCGATGCCAAGGCGGAGTTCGCCCGGCTGAGCCGGGAACTGGTCGGCAAGGCCAGCGAGCAGTGGCACGGGCTGGGCAGGTACGACCGTACCGAGCGGCTGGCCGCCGCGCACTCGGTGCTCGTGGTCACCGCCTATTTCGAGGCACTGGCCGAACTCGACCTGCCGATCTCCTTCGCCGAACTGGAGTTGACCCGCGACGAGCAGTTGCTCCTCACCGGCCACAAGATCGAGAGCACCGTACGCTCGCCACTCAGGGCGTTGTTCTCCTCGCCGGTGCCTCGGCCGGCGCCGCACGAACCGTACGGGGAATTCCGCGGCGCACTCCGACTGATGTACGAGGTCGTCACGGTACGACTGGAGGGTTTCCTGCCCGGTCTCGCCGCCTGGGAGCGGCTGCCACCCTCGGATCGGACCGCCTTCCTGACAAGCGTGGAGCCGCTGCCCGAGCAGGCGATACGCCGGTACGACGAGTTGTTCGGGCGGCTCGCGGCCGACTTCCCCGAGGTGGCGTTCTGGGCGCAGCTCCGCGAGCACGAGGGAACTCGGGCCGAGGTGCGCGGGGTGCTGGCGGTGCTGCGCGACGCGCGGGCCGACGTACGGGAGTTGGGCATCTCACTCGCCGGGCTGGAACGGACGCTCGCGCGGATCGCGGCCGGCCGGACCGCCGCCGACCTGCCGGAGGCGCTGCGTCGGGCCTACGCCGACACTCTCGACGACTCCGTCGTCGAGTCCGGTGAGGTGCCGGACTGGCTCTCGGTGCCGACCCTCGGCCAGGCGTACGTGCCGCCGCTGTGTCGGGTCGCCGAGTTGGTCGGTGACGACGCCAGGCCCAGCGACGAGTGGTGGTGGACGCAGCAGCCGGTCCGGGACGACCTGCCGGAGTTCCTGTTGGGCTATCTCACCTCGCCGCGAGCCACCCGGACGCCGCTGCTGGTGCTGGGCCAGCCCGGCTCGGGCAAGTCCGTGCTGACCCGGACGCTCGCGGCACGGCTACCGGCCGCCGACTTCCTGGTGGTCCGGGTCGAGCTGCGGAACGTGTCGGCCCTCACCGACCTCCAGGACCAGATCGAGCGCGCGGTCCGGGACGTCACCGGTGAGCGGATGGACTGGCCGGCGCTGGCCGGCGCGGCCGGTGGCGCCCTGCCGGTGGTGCTGCTCGACGGTTTCGACGAGCTGTTGCAGGCGACCGGGATCAGCCAGACCGACTATCTGGACCGGGTGGCCCGGTTCCAGCGTCGGGAGGCGGTCCAGGGCCGGCCGGTGGTCGTCGTGGTGACCAGCCGGACCAGCGTGGCGGACCGGGCGGTGCCGCCGGACGGTACGGTCGCGGTCCGGCTGGAGCCGTTCGACGCCGAGCGGGTGTCGGCCTGGCTGGAGGTGTGGAACGCCGTGAACGCCGAGAACTTCGCCCGGCGCGACGTGGCACCGCTGGCCCCCGACACCGTGCTCGCGCACGGGAGGCTGGCCGAGCAACCCCTGCTGCTGCTCATGCTCGCGCTCTACGACGCGGACGGCAACGCGCTGCGCGCTGCGGGCCAGCTCCGCCGCGACGAGTTGTACGAGCGGCTGCTGGACCGGTTCGCCCGCCGCGAGGTGACCAAGCACCGGGCGGGACTGGACCGGTCGGAGTTGGACGCGGCGGTCGCCGCCGAGCTGTACCGGTTGTCGGTGGTCGCGTTCGCACTCTTCAACCGGGGTGCGCAGTGGGTCACCAAGAAGGAGTTGGACGACGACCTCGGCGCGCTGCTCGGCCCGACTCCGTCCAGCCCACCCGCCGAGCACCGTCGCACGCCGCTGCGCCCGGCCGAGATCGTGCTCGGCCGGTTCTTCTTCGTGCACCGCTCCCGGGTGGCCGACAACGCGGCGGCCGGCGACGACGAGCTGGAGACGTACGAGTTTCTGCACGCGACCTTCGGCGAATATCTGGTCGCGCGCCTCGTCTGGCACGTCCTGGCCGGCATGGTGGCAGCGCGGCAGGCGGCGGCCGTCGCACCCTTCGGGATGCCGTTCGGCGACCCGCAGCCGGTGGACGACGGCCGGCTGCACGCGCTCACCTCGTGGGCCGCGCTCTGCGGCCGGGCGCCGGTGGTGGAGTTCCTGACCGGGATGATGTCCACGTTGGATCAGGAGCGCCGGGACTGCCTGGTCGAGCTGCTGATCGGGCTGTTCCGGGCGGCGAACTGGGCGCGCGCCGAGCACCGGTACGACCGTTACCAGCCCCGCCCGGTGCCGGTGCCGGCCCGGCACGCGGCGTACTCGGTCAACCTGTTGCTGCTCGCCGTCTGCGCCGCCGGTACCCTCCCCGGCAGCACCCTCTACGGCGCCGGCACCAACGTCGTGCCCTCCTGGCACCGGCACGTGTTGCTGTGGCGCTCACAACTGCTCTCGGCCGACTGGACCAGTTTCGTCCGGACCGTCGCGCTCGACCGGGTCGGCATGGGCGAGCACCGGGACGTCCAGCTCCGGCTGGCCGGTCCGGAAGACGAGACGCCGCCGCCGATCGACCTGGGCTGGACGATGGGCCAGGTCTGGCCGGACCAGCAGCCGGAGCACGTTCCCCGGGTTGTCACCTTCCGGTGGGGGGCCCGGGAGGTCAACCTGCTCTGCGGGGTCGGCGAGGACATGACCCAACACGCGCTGGACCCGCTGATCGCGCGCCAACCCGACGCCGTCAAGGTGGCGCGGGTCGGGCCCGCGGCGCAGTTGCGGTCCGAGGCGCACGAGCTGGTCGCGCTCCTGCTGACCCCGCTCTCCGAAACCACCCCGACCGAGCGGCTCTCCGTCTATCGGCGGTGGCTCCGGCTGTGCGAGTTCCGACCCTTCGAAACGCTGCCGCTGACGCTGCTGCTGGAGCGGCTCGCCGCCGACACCGACCTGCCGGCGCCGGTCGCGGCCGGAATCCTCTCCAGCGCCACCGGGCAGGCGCGCCAGGGGTACTTCCAGGCGCGTCCGCTGCCACCCGAGCCGTACCTGCGCTGTGTCCGGGTGTGGCTGGGTCGGGACGAGGACGCCGACCGGGAGCTGGCCCGGCTGCTACGGCACCTGCTGCCGGACCTGCTGGTCGCGTCGGATCGTCCAGGGCCGGGGACAACGACGGCGAAGCATCTGATTGCCGTCCTCGACGAGCTGGAACGACTCGACCTGCTCGACGAGGCCGGCGTGGACCCGACCCTGCCACCGATTCTGCGGGCCACCGCCACGATGGCCGGCGACCCGGCCGAGCCCGCCCCGCCCGGCTGA
- a CDS encoding ABC transporter ATP-binding protein, with translation MDIQTTGLTRRFGRVTALHSVDLDIPGGMYGLLGANGAGKTTLMRILAGVLPPSGGQVRVGGHDLTTGAGRLAVQRRLGYLPQDLGLYPDLSPREFLDYVGLLKGLDDTRARRRQVDELLELVALTDVAGRRMKGFSGGMRRRVGIAQALLGDPALIVVDEPTAGLDPEERVRFRTLLARLAGHRTVLLSTHIVEDVAQTCQHAAVMASGRVVYTGMVTDLVRVGEGATWEVTSSGPAPTVGVVVSAIGRTDGTHYRVVSPTRPSPDAKPVAPSLEDGYVALMQRATTSTASTTAG, from the coding sequence ATGGACATCCAGACCACCGGTCTGACCCGCCGGTTCGGCCGGGTCACCGCGCTGCACTCGGTCGACCTCGACATCCCCGGCGGCATGTACGGCCTGCTCGGCGCGAACGGCGCCGGCAAGACCACGCTGATGCGGATCCTCGCCGGGGTACTGCCACCGAGCGGCGGGCAGGTGCGGGTCGGCGGCCACGACCTGACCACCGGCGCGGGCCGGCTGGCGGTGCAGCGCCGGCTCGGTTACCTGCCGCAGGACCTCGGCCTCTATCCCGACCTGTCACCTCGGGAGTTCCTGGACTACGTCGGGCTGCTCAAGGGACTCGACGACACCCGGGCACGGCGCCGGCAGGTCGACGAGCTGCTGGAGCTGGTGGCGTTGACCGACGTCGCCGGCCGGCGGATGAAGGGCTTCTCCGGCGGCATGCGACGGCGGGTCGGCATCGCGCAGGCGTTGCTCGGCGACCCCGCCCTGATCGTGGTGGACGAGCCGACCGCCGGGCTGGACCCCGAGGAGCGGGTACGCTTCCGGACCCTGCTGGCCAGGCTGGCCGGGCATCGTACGGTGCTGCTGAGTACGCACATCGTCGAGGACGTGGCGCAGACCTGTCAGCACGCGGCGGTGATGGCGTCCGGTCGGGTGGTCTACACCGGGATGGTCACCGACCTGGTCCGGGTCGGTGAGGGTGCCACCTGGGAGGTGACCAGTTCCGGTCCGGCGCCGACGGTCGGGGTGGTGGTGTCGGCGATCGGCCGGACCGACGGTACGCACTACCGGGTGGTCAGCCCGACCCGGCCGAGTCCGGACGCGAAGCCGGTGGCACCCTCCCTTGAGGACGGTTACGTCGCGCTGATGCAGCGGGCCACGACGTCGACGGCCTCGACCACTGCCGGTTGA
- a CDS encoding zf-HC2 domain-containing protein, whose product MTHPGDLLAAFAAGTLAADRADQVARHVAQCPGCAAELAAWRRVADAVGDRVAAVAAPPARLRDTLLSRIASARPAVDASAVPRYAAPLGGAAARRAARILAAQRRLVDRRIWLVAAVVLAVGTGIAGWAPPGISEQVLAIVVPLVAALGVAGACGSGADPAGELVAASLTGVRAVLLARLTLVLGAIFGASSLASLGLVWVDAGAPLALFAAWLGPMALLSAVSFALSVLWRPAVGIGVAMGLWVLRLLAGSSALDGTVDRLVEPLWRTSGPQLLVAALLIAGTVVLLPHLPAVGRRAHPG is encoded by the coding sequence ATGACCCACCCGGGTGACCTGCTGGCGGCCTTCGCCGCCGGCACGCTCGCAGCCGACCGGGCCGACCAGGTGGCCCGGCACGTCGCGCAATGCCCCGGCTGCGCCGCCGAGCTGGCGGCCTGGCGACGGGTGGCCGACGCCGTCGGCGACCGTGTCGCGGCGGTTGCGGCACCGCCGGCCAGACTGCGCGACACGCTGCTGTCCCGGATCGCGTCGGCCCGGCCGGCGGTCGACGCGTCGGCGGTACCCCGGTATGCGGCACCGCTCGGCGGCGCCGCCGCCCGCCGCGCGGCGCGGATCCTGGCCGCGCAGCGCCGCCTGGTCGACCGGCGGATCTGGCTGGTCGCCGCCGTGGTGCTGGCGGTCGGCACCGGCATCGCCGGCTGGGCACCGCCGGGGATCTCCGAACAGGTCCTGGCCATCGTGGTACCCCTGGTCGCGGCCCTCGGCGTGGCCGGCGCCTGCGGCAGCGGCGCCGACCCGGCCGGCGAACTGGTCGCGGCGAGCCTGACCGGGGTACGCGCGGTGCTGCTGGCCCGGCTCACCCTGGTGCTCGGGGCGATCTTCGGCGCCTCCTCGCTCGCCTCCCTCGGCCTGGTCTGGGTCGACGCCGGGGCACCACTGGCCCTCTTCGCCGCCTGGCTCGGGCCGATGGCGCTGCTCTCGGCGGTCAGCTTCGCGCTGTCGGTGCTCTGGCGACCGGCGGTCGGGATCGGGGTCGCCATGGGTCTCTGGGTGCTCCGGCTGCTCGCCGGCTCCAGCGCCCTGGACGGGACGGTGGACCGGCTGGTCGAACCGCTCTGGCGGACCAGCGGACCGCAGCTGCTGGTGGCGGCGCTGCTGATCGCCGGCACCGTCGTACTGCTGCCGCACCTGCCGGCGGTCGGACGCCGCGCCCACCCGGGGTGA